Within the Candidatus Caldatribacterium sp. genome, the region ACAATGTCTGCCTCTTCTACAAGACGGGTGGCTATCTTCTCCGCCTCGGCGAAGCCTTCGAGGGAGTAAACCCCAGGGGCATCGGTGATTTCAAAAAGTTGACCCTTGTGCTCAATGTAACTCCGCATGAAGTCCACGGTCGTTCCCGGATAGTTTGAAGAGAAGGCGTAAACCCCACTCAGCTGGGTAAAAATAACGCTTTTCCCCACGTTGGGATTTCCCGCAAGGACGATGCGCTTCAGCGCTCGACCCTCACGAGAATCCGCTGAGCCACCCCGCGGCCAAGGGCTATCTCCTGCTGTCCCAGTCGGATGACAACTGGTCCCTTGCCGACGATAGAGCTTACCTTTTCTATCTTTTTCCCGGGCACGACCCCAAGGACCCATAATCTCCTCACCATCCCTTCCCCGCCATCGATACGGACAATTTCCCCTCTGCTTCCTGTTTCCATCTCAACCAGCGAGAGTACCTCCTCCACAGAGTCACACTCCTTGATTCCCGCTTTTTTGACACCGAGCGCACAACCCGTAAAAGTAAACATGGTACGAATCGACACGAAAATGGTACTCCCTTTCAAACTTCTCCCTCAGGTGTTCAAGGAATCTCTCCTCCCCCGTGCCACCGCAGTCCACAACTCCTCCGCACTGCGTGCAGATAAGGTGATGGTGCCGCGACGCCTGGCGAATCATCTCGTAGTGCTCCTTCCCATCCCCGAAGTTCACCTTTCTGAGAATACCCATGCGCAGGAGAAGGTCCAAATTTCGGTACACGGTTGCAATGCCAATCTTTTTCCTCTTTTCCCTGAGGCAATCGTACACCTCTTCCGCTGAGAGATGCTTCTTCTTTTCCTCAAAAACCTCCAGAATGGCGCATCGGGAGGACGTCGCTTTCTTGTTGAAGCTGTGGAAAACTTCTCTCCACTTCTCCTGCAAGAGCTTCACCCCTAATGAAAACTATTATCATTTTCTATTATAAAGCCAGAGGGTAAAACCTGGCAATATCCCTTTGCAGAAAAGGGGGGGATAAGAGAGGAAATACCGACAAGGAGTTCCTGCCCTAACCTAAAAGCTCTTCCTTAAGGGTTATCGCGAAAAGACCCGAGACCTTTTGACGGCCTCGATTTCCTCCTCTGTGACTTCCCTTCCAAAACTTCGGAGGCCAGAAACCCGGAAACCGTGTTTTTTCGCCAGAGCTTCGATTTCCTTCACCTTAGCAACCTCTACTTCCTTCCCCAGGGTGTAGTCTTCAAAGCGCCCTTCCAAGGTAAGAATCATGGTCTCTGCCATGCAGGCGTAAGCCTTCCGAGGAGGGTACCCAAAGTCCATGCCGAAATCCGGTTCCCCAGGCACATCCACAACGCCTCCCTCAATGACCAAGACATCCTTTCGAGCCCTTGCCACTTCTTCAGCTATATTGCGAGGGCGAGAAACATCACAGATGACGGCTCCCTTCGCAATCCAGGAGGGCTCAATAATGTTTCCGATGGCCGAGGTGACGGTGAGAACGGCTCGGCACCCTTGGATACCCTCTGCAACATCCACAAACCCCTTGACCTCATAGGGACTTACCGCCGCAACTTCCTGACGCACTTTCTCAACCTTTTCAGGATCTCGGCCGATAACTCGCACTCTCCGTCCCCGTTCAGCAAGAATGAGTGCACAGGCTCGGCCAATGGACCCCGTAGCCCCCACCACCGCTACCGTCTCACTGTCAAGGTCGATTTCCATCTTCGCACAGGCAAGCTCAAGGGCCTCGAGAGCCGTGGCCACAGTGTAACTGTTCCCCGTTGTGACGGCAATTCTAAGGCCCTTTTTCACGGTAATACCCCCATCCCCTGCCACCGAGGTAAAGGCCCCAAGGCCAATGATTTTTGCCCCCTTTTTCTCTGCCAAAAGACCGCAGCGGCGAATACGATCCGCTACGAAAGGGAAGGGGTACTCAAGGAGAGCCCGAGGGGTCATGGGGAGACCAACGAACCACCCCTCAATTTCTTTTCCATTGTACGCCGACCGGACACCGCGAACATGAGAGAGGATGAAGGGGGGAATACGGGAAGCAAGGTACTCCACCCAAGAAGAGGGGAAGGGGCGAAAGAAGAAGATGTGGCGCTTGATGTCTTCCACATCCATAGCGTGGATGATGAAAGCAAAACTATCCATGCACTTTACGCCTCCTCGAGGGCTTTTTGCAGAGCCTTAAGCATCGCCATGGCGTTTTCTTCCATCTTCTTTTTCAAGAAAGCATGGATAAGGGCTCCCACGAGGGGGATTCCAAGGTCGTACTCAATCTCGAGTTCCACGTGGGTGACCGAGGGACCTTCTTCCCGAAAGCGCCAGACCCCTTCATACTTTTTGAAATCCCCTTCCAAGGTGAAAAAGTGGCACTCTTTCTTTTCGTCGTCCCAGATATCCTTTTCGGTCCACTTTACCTCCCGACCCTGGAACTTTCCCTTCCAGAAACTCTCCACTTCCTGCCCTTCCCGGCGGATTACCCGAACCTCCTCAAGGTCCGGAAGAAAGCGGGCAAGATTCTCAATGCCCTTTGCCCGCTCGTAAACGGTTTCCACATCCTTAGGAATGGACAAGGAAACGGCAATACGAGCCACAGAACTTCCCTCCTTATCCCCCAATTTCCCGAACAATGGCCTGAACCCCTGCGAGAGAATCATGAAGAGCAGAGAGAACGGTATCGATTTCCTCGTAAGTGATGGTGAGAGGTGGCTCAAGACGAATGACTCTGGGATTATTCAAGGTATAGACAACAAGAACCCTTCTCTGGGCCATTTCCATGGCAAGAAGGGAAGCCGCATCTTCATCAAAAAGTTCCATCCCAATGAGGAGCCCAAGACCTCTGACTTCCCGGACAATTTCCGGAAATTCTCCCTGAAGCACCCTAAGCTTATCAATGAAGTAGGCGCCTTTCTCCGCGGCCTGAGCAGGAATATTCTCTTCCTGCAGAATCCTGAGAGTTTCGATTCCCGCTGCACAGCTTAAGGGATTCCCACCGAGAGTGGAGCTATGGATGAGCGGATTCTCTTCAAAAACCTGCCAGATCTCCGGTGTGCTTACGAAAGCCCCGAGGGGGAGAATCCCTCCTCCAAGACCCTTGGCAAGAGTCATAATGTCTGGGACAACACCGTAATGCTCGCAGGCAAACATCTTCCCGGTTCTCCCCAGGCCAGTCTGCACTTCATCGAGAATGAGGAGAGCACCCTTTTTCGTGCAAATTTCTCGAACCCCCTTGAGGTACTCTGGGGAAGGAAGAATGACTCCCCCCTCACCCTGAATGGGTTCAAGGATTACCGCCGCCACATCCTCGTCCACAGCTTGTTCCATGGCTTCGAGGTCGTTGAAGGGAACGTGTTCTACCCCTGGAAGGAGTGGCTCAAAGGGTTTCTTGTACACCTCGCGCCCAGAAACACTCAATGCTCCAAAAGTTTTCCCGTGAAAACTCCCCAGGGCAGAAACGAATTTCTTGCGCTTCGTGTACATTCGGGCAAGCTTCAGAGCTCCCTCTACCGCCTCAGCGCCACTGTTGCAGAAAAAAGAGTACTGGAGATTTCCGGGGGTAATTTGGGCGAGCATCTCGGCAAGATCAGCCTGTTGCTTGTTGAAGAGGGTTCGGCTGGAGAGGGGAAGGAGTTGCAGCTGCTCCATAACCCGAGCGACAACTCTTGGATGATTCCTTCCCACATTGAAGACCCCAAAACCTCCAATGCAGTCGATATACGCCTCGCCAAAGATATCGAACACCTTTGCCCCTTCGCCCCGCCACTCCACGGTGGTGAGATTGGCGAACTTGTAGAGCCTCGCAAGCCCTGGATTGAGGTACTTCATGTACTTTTCGATGGTCTCTTCCACAATCCGCTTTTTTTCCTCTAAACTCAGCGTTTCCAAGCTTCCACCTCCTCGAAGCGCACAACTCGCGGCTTTATATTGAGTTCTCGCAAAAGCGCAAGGTACTCCTCAGGACGGATGTCCTTGGGGTGTTTCTCAAGAAGAGCCACAAACATTGCCTGGAGGACATTGGTCCCGAAAGACCGCCCCTGCATTTCAGGTGTCGTAGTGACGAGGATGGCAATCCCTCGATTTTTGAGGTCTTCAAGATCCCCAAGGGTCACGGTGTTTGTGATGACCATTTTCCCCGGAATTCTCTCAGGCATGAACCTCCGGATGTAGAGAAAGTCTCCCGCGATGATATCTGCTCTCTTGAATGCCCACGGGAAACGCGGCTTTGGTTCTTCCTGGGCTTTCCCGGTGGGGTACAGGAAATCAATGGGAAGACGCCGCAAAACCGGCATCATGAGCACCGAGAGAAACCGAAGCGTCCAGAGACGTCGCAGAAAAATCGGAATCCCCAGAGCAAAGGGCATGTCACCAATGAGAAGACGACACCCTACCCTCCAGAGGCCCTCGGCAAGACCGTACCGGTCCATACCACTCATGATGAGGGCCGTTTTCCCCCGAAGGGGAATACCCTCTTCCTCCGCGAGATAGCGGGGGATTTCCCTTTCCCAGGTTTCTTTGAGCTCTCCCCCATCGACTATGGGGGTCTTTTTGAGAACCGAAACGAGTCGGGCAACATCAACTACTTCGTAGCGGTATTTTCCTGCCCGGAGGTAGAGATCCGCTCCCCCAAGTCCAAAGCAGTCGACCTGGCCGTCGAGCTCCTGCAAAAGGGCGACGAACTTCTTCTTATCCCCGTCAACACCAATTCGCTCGACTGTGAAGTGGCATCCCAAGAGCTCAACCTCTACCCGATGGTTCCTCTTCGAGGAACCGAGGCTCACGCTCACTACTCTCTTTTTCTTCATCCTCGTCACCTTCAGGTTTCGCAAAGACAATGGCTCCCTCAAGAACCATTCCCGGTTCAAGAGCAGCACTTTTCACCATGACACACCCCAAGACCCGTGCGGTCTTCCGGCACACCATCTTCCCGGCCCTTGTAAACCCATCAACGGTTCCCCAGACTTCAGCGTTCTCAACCTCCACAAAACCCCTAACTTCTCCCCCTTCCATCACCACGAGGCGAGGGCACTGAATCGAACCGTTGAACTCCCCCTCGACGATGAGAGTCCCATCGCTCCTAAAAGACCCTCGAACCTTGGCATGCCCCCCAACGATCGCGACTTCGGGGCTACTCTCGGGAACCGTTAAGCTCATGAATGATTCGCAACCCCTCAAGGGTGAGCACCGGATTAAAGATGTCAATGAACTCACAGTACCGAGCAAGAAGCATACCCCATCCCCCAGTTCCGATAACCTTCGCGTCTTCGGCAAACTCCTGCTTCATGCGCTGCACAATCTCCCGTGCCAGACCAATGTAGCCAAAAAAAACTCCTGCATGCATGGCCTCTACAGTGTTACGCCCAATGCAGTGTTTTGGAACCTCCACATCTATTCGGGGGAGTTTGGCGGTTTTCTCGTAGAGAGCCTCGCAAGAGATACCAATCCCAGGAGCAACGGCACCGCCAAGGTACTCCTTTTCTGCCGTTACGGCACAAAAAGTCGTTGCCGTTCCAAAGTCGACAATGATGNNNNNNNNNNATGATGAGATTTCCCCCGTAAAGCGTTGCAGCCGCCACTGCATTGACGATTCGGTCAGCCCCAACTTCCTTCGCCTCAGCACGAATGGAGAGACCAGTTCTCACTCCTGGGCCAACCACAAGGTACGGAATATCCCAAAGGTTCCCAAAAAGCTGCCGCAGGGCATCGAGTACCGGGGGAACGACACAGGATACTACCGCTCGTTCAAGGGTTTTCTTCCCGATTCCTTTTTCCGCCATCAAGAAGCGGAAGAGAAATCCCCACTCGTCGGCAGTACGGCGGGATGATGTGGCCACCCGCCAGTGCGCAAGGAGTTTCTTGCCATCAAAAACACCAAAGGTCGTATGGGTATTGCCGACATCAACAACGAGAATTGAGATCGGACTTCACCACCTTCTTCAGTATCCGGACGATTGGGAGGACAACAAGAGCAGAGAGGGCAAGCTCAAGGGTACCGTTGAGGAGAAATACAGGAATCACCTGTTCGAATCGAAAATACCCCATGAGCACCATGAGTCCCAGAACACCAATCGTATTTGTGGCTGTTCCCGCCAAACTCCCTACCACAACACCCAGATTTCCTCTCCCCAGAGCTCTCCAGGTGTAGAACGCTACAGCCCCAATGAGGAGCCTCGGCACGAAACAGGCCACAATATTCCCCAGAAAAAGGTGCATGGTGAAAAACGCCAAAATGCACCCCACCAAGGGTCCCCCTATGATCCCTCCTATTATAGCAGGAATATGCATGGTCGTGGCATAGGTAGAGAGGTTCGGGACCGGAACGAATCCAAGGGGAGTCACACTGAGGACAAGGGTAACCGCACCAAGGATACCGGCAAAGAGGAAATGACGGTACACTTTTCCGCCTCCGTTCCAGTTCACGAAGATACCGGACGGAGAAGACAGAAACACTTAAACCTTGCTGCCTCTCCGGTCAGCGGTCGCCTCTATTGTACTACACACGCAGGAACGCCACAAAGCGGGGACGCTTTCTTCACCGAGTTCAGTGTAGCCTCGATGACCGCTTCGTACACCCCCTGAACAAGGAGGAGGTAGTCCTGTGGGGGCTTTTTCCCCAAAGCAACAAGAAAAATAACATCACCATCGTAGAGTGTCCCAAAGGGACGGATACAAGTCGCAAGAGCCGAGTGCACCACTGAGGCCAGGGCAAGAAGCTCTTCTCGAAGGAGGGAAAAATCAAAAATGACCACCGCAAGGGTAGTATTGAAAGGAGGAGGAGTTGTCCTTCCTTTGGGCTTTTCTCGGGATCCTGCAAGGAGAACTCCCGATTTCGGGTCGTAAACATCTCCCAGAGCATTGGTCACCACAAAGGCCCATACGGAATTTCCAAGAATACAAGCGCTCCCTGCCCCAAATCCCCCCTTCATCGCTCCGAGCATACCGTACATTTTTCCCACCGTTGCTCCCGTTCCTGCGCCAATTGTCCCCTCCCGCAAGGTGGTGTCAGCTCGAAGAGCTGCCTCGTACCCCCATTCGGCCTCGGGAAAGGCAACCTCTCCCACCTCAAGGTCGTAAATCACCGCCTGGGCCACAATGGGCACAGGGGTAGCCCTTGTGGCAAATCCTCTCTTCCGTTCCCGCAGAAAGGTGACAACACCCTCAGAACAGCGGAGCCCAAAGGCACTTCCTCCACTGAGAACAATCGCATCAACCCCAGGAACAAGACGACCAGGAAAGAGCGCCGGGAGTTCACGACTTCCAGGGGCACCACCGTGCACAGAGGCCACTGCCACATTTGGGACGTCGAAAAGGAATACCGTACACCCTGTAGCAAGACGAAAATCCTCACGGTGCCCGATTCGGAATCCTTGAAACATCACCGTACCTCAGGAAAGCTTTCTCCCACAGTAAGGACAGAGGCGGAAGTCAGGAGCGATTCTCTCCCCACACGAGGGACAAACGCCTTCTTCATTTCTCTCCTCTTCGGGGACATATGAGGCCTTCGTCTTGTCGAGCTCTCTCTGCCAGGTAGCCACATCAACCATGCTGTCAAAGTAGAGAGTATGTTCCTTGTCCCACTCATCCACATAGCGAACCCCAAGATACAGCGGAGCGCGACTCAGCCGGTGGAAGCGAAAGAGGCGAGGACCGAAATCGCTTGCAGCCAGAACCCGTTCAGGGATAGCTTCAATACCCAGGACACGGTGGAGCGGTATGCGGAAGACAACTTTCTCAAAGGGTGGGGTAAAACCAAAGATGTTTGGTCCTTTCTCGAAATTCTCGAACCATAGACTTTTGGACATCAAAAAAAGGAGGCCATCTGTCGCG harbors:
- a CDS encoding ferrous iron transport protein A, with the protein product MEEVLSLVEMETGSRGEIVRIDGGEGMVRRLWVLGVVPGKKIEKVSSIVGKGPVVIRLGQQEIALGRGVAQRILVRVER
- a CDS encoding transcriptional repressor, which codes for MKLLQEKWREVFHSFNKKATSSRCAILEVFEEKKKHLSAEEVYDCLREKRKKIGIATVYRNLDLLLRMGILRKVNFGDGKEHYEMIRQASRHHHLICTQCGGVVDCGGTGEERFLEHLREKFEREYHFRVDSYHVYFYGLCARCQKSGNQGV
- a CDS encoding NAD(P)H-binding protein translates to MDSFAFIIHAMDVEDIKRHIFFFRPFPSSWVEYLASRIPPFILSHVRGVRSAYNGKEIEGWFVGLPMTPRALLEYPFPFVADRIRRCGLLAEKKGAKIIGLGAFTSVAGDGGITVKKGLRIAVTTGNSYTVATALEALELACAKMEIDLDSETVAVVGATGSIGRACALILAERGRRVRVIGRDPEKVEKVRQEVAAVSPYEVKGFVDVAEGIQGCRAVLTVTSAIGNIIEPSWIAKGAVICDVSRPRNIAEEVARARKDVLVIEGGVVDVPGEPDFGMDFGYPPRKAYACMAETMILTLEGRFEDYTLGKEVEVAKVKEIEALAKKHGFRVSGLRSFGREVTEEEIEAVKRSRVFSR
- a CDS encoding SRPBCC family protein, which produces MARIAVSLSIPKDVETVYERAKGIENLARFLPDLEEVRVIRREGQEVESFWKGKFQGREVKWTEKDIWDDEKKECHFFTLEGDFKKYEGVWRFREEGPSVTHVELEIEYDLGIPLVGALIHAFLKKKMEENAMAMLKALQKALEEA
- a CDS encoding aminotransferase class III-fold pyridoxal phosphate-dependent enzyme, with the protein product METLSLEEKKRIVEETIEKYMKYLNPGLARLYKFANLTTVEWRGEGAKVFDIFGEAYIDCIGGFGVFNVGRNHPRVVARVMEQLQLLPLSSRTLFNKQQADLAEMLAQITPGNLQYSFFCNSGAEAVEGALKLARMYTKRKKFVSALGSFHGKTFGALSVSGREVYKKPFEPLLPGVEHVPFNDLEAMEQAVDEDVAAVILEPIQGEGGVILPSPEYLKGVREICTKKGALLILDEVQTGLGRTGKMFACEHYGVVPDIMTLAKGLGGGILPLGAFVSTPEIWQVFEENPLIHSSTLGGNPLSCAAGIETLRILQEENIPAQAAEKGAYFIDKLRVLQGEFPEIVREVRGLGLLIGMELFDEDAASLLAMEMAQRRVLVVYTLNNPRVIRLEPPLTITYEEIDTVLSALHDSLAGVQAIVREIGG
- a CDS encoding quinate 5-dehydrogenase, which translates into the protein MKKKRVVSVSLGSSKRNHRVEVELLGCHFTVERIGVDGDKKKFVALLQELDGQVDCFGLGGADLYLRAGKYRYEVVDVARLVSVLKKTPIVDGGELKETWEREIPRYLAEEEGIPLRGKTALIMSGMDRYGLAEGLWRVGCRLLIGDMPFALGIPIFLRRLWTLRFLSVLMMPVLRRLPIDFLYPTGKAQEEPKPRFPWAFKRADIIAGDFLYIRRFMPERIPGKMVITNTVTLGDLEDLKNRGIAILVTTTPEMQGRSFGTNVLQAMFVALLEKHPKDIRPEEYLALLRELNIKPRVVRFEEVEAWKR
- a CDS encoding polymer-forming cytoskeletal protein — protein: MSLTVPESSPEVAIVGGHAKVRGSFRSDGTLIVEGEFNGSIQCPRLVVMEGGEVRGFVEVENAEVWGTVDGFTRAGKMVCRKTARVLGCVMVKSAALEPGMVLEGAIVFAKPEGDEDEEKESSEREPRFLEEEPSGRG
- a CDS encoding ECF transporter S component; the protein is MYRHFLFAGILGAVTLVLSVTPLGFVPVPNLSTYATTMHIPAIIGGIIGGPLVGCILAFFTMHLFLGNIVACFVPRLLIGAVAFYTWRALGRGNLGVVVGSLAGTATNTIGVLGLMVLMGYFRFEQVIPVFLLNGTLELALSALVVLPIVRILKKVVKSDLNSRC
- a CDS encoding P1 family peptidase, yielding MMFQGFRIGHREDFRLATGCTVFLFDVPNVAVASVHGGAPGSRELPALFPGRLVPGVDAIVLSGGSAFGLRCSEGVVTFLRERKRGFATRATPVPIVAQAVIYDLEVGEVAFPEAEWGYEAALRADTTLREGTIGAGTGATVGKMYGMLGAMKGGFGAGSACILGNSVWAFVVTNALGDVYDPKSGVLLAGSREKPKGRTTPPPFNTTLAVVIFDFSLLREELLALASVVHSALATCIRPFGTLYDGDVIFLVALGKKPPQDYLLLVQGVYEAVIEATLNSVKKASPLCGVPACVVQ
- a CDS encoding zinc ribbon domain-containing protein produces the protein MNFFGYLLIIGVLLLVGLFWGTRKRGAQVSVTEFWQEKEREFGETRVLSSFARYLGGHPRFENATDGLLFLMSKSLWFENFEKGPNIFGFTPPFEKVVFRIPLHRVLGIEAIPERVLAASDFGPRLFRFHRLSRAPLYLGVRYVDEWDKEHTLYFDSMVDVATWQRELDKTKASYVPEEERNEEGVCPSCGERIAPDFRLCPYCGRKLS